The Stigmatella aurantiaca DW4/3-1 genome contains the following window.
AACAGGTCCACGTTGTTCAACAACGTCCGGCGGTCATCACTGGCGTCGAGCATTTGCCGGAGCGTCCGGATCATGCCCGCAGTGACGTAACCCTCTCCGCCTGATACGGATGATCCATCCATCGCCAAGATTCGGAACGGCATCACATGACCCCCTTGGAGATCTGCTCTTTTAGCCCCTTGGTAGACAATTCTTCCCGGGGACTCTCTTGGATTGGTGTGGCAGACAGCACCCGATCCAGGCTTTCCTGCAATCGCAGCGCAAGCGTCGCCACATTGCGCTCGTCCATGATGAGCGTCATGTGATTGCCTGGCACTGTTACCACTTCCACACCCGACCGGGCGAATCTGCGCACACTCTCGACCAGCGAATCCCTTCCATGAGCCGGAGGGTTGGCGCGGAAGAGCGTGGCACTGCCTCCATATGATGTGAATGTATAAAGACGCTCGGCCCTCATCGTGACCGTGAAATTCCGGGCCGTGCGGCGGACATCCTGCATGAACCTCCGGAGGTAGGTGCGCTGGCCATTGGCGTCCCTCCGAAGCAGCTCTTCGAGAGAATCCGGCAGGCTGACCCCCATCCACTCTCCCGCGACCCTCACATTCTCGTAATCACGCGGGAAGGGAGCCTGCGCCAACACCTTCACCATCTGCGAACCGGTGAAGACCGCCTCACGCACGTCCCTGCTATCGCTCGCGGCCTTCCGGTCCAGTGCCGCGCCGTCGATGAGTGCCAGCAACGCGACCTTTTCCCCACTCGCTTCGAGCTGCCGTGCCATCTCGCATACGACAATGCCCCCGAACGACCACCCCGCCAGCCGGTACGGCCCTTGAGGCTGGAGCTTCCGCATGGCTTCCACATAGAGCGCAGCGGCCGCCTCCACCGTCGCCGGGGGTTGCTCCTCATCCATGACCCCCGGCATCTGGAAGCCATAGACGGGTTGCTCTGCGCTCAAGTAGCGCGCCATGGACACATAAACCGCTGGACTTCCGGCAGACGGGGGCACGCAGAACAGGGGTGGGTTGCGGCCCATCGGCTTCAACGCCACCAGCCCCTCGGGCAACCTCGCCGCCAGCGCGGACAAGGCACCCGAGTGCTCGTCAATCCACCGGGCCAGATCTTCGACCGTGGGCCGCTCGAAGATCTCGTTGAGCGGAACCTCGATCCCAAGGTGGCTGCGGATTCGCGCAATGAGGGTAATGGCAAGGAGTGAATGTCCCCCCAGCTCGAAGAAACTCGCGTTGGGGGAAACCGCTTCGAGTCCCAGCAGCTCGCTGAAGAGGGCTTCAAGCTGGCGCTCCGTTTCACTGGCGCCTCTTGTCCGCACCAGCGCGCTGGCCCCATGCGCTTCGGTTGCCAGCGGAGGGAGCGCCTTGCGGTCGATTTTCCCGCTGGGCGTCAGCGGCAGTTCATCAAGAACCTCGAACGCTCCCGGAATCATGTAGTCGGGAATCTGCCCACGGAGGAACTTCCGGAACTCCTCCTTGAGCACTGCGGCATCCCCTTCCGCCAGGGCCTTTGCCTGAACGTAAGCCACCAGACGCGGCGGGCTGTTCGGAACATGCCGCAGCACCACGGCGGCCTGGACGACCCGAGGGTGCCTCGCGAGGGCCGCCTCGATCTCCCCTGCCTCGACACGGTGACCGCGGATCTTCAGCTGGCTGTCCACCCGCCCCAGGAATTCAATCCTCCCGTCCGGGAGATACCGGGCGAGATCTCCCGTGCGGTAGAGCCGGTCCCCCCCCGAACCGGAGGTTTCTGACTGGAACGGGTTCGGGATGAAACGCTCGGCCGTCAGATCTGGACGCCGCAGGTATCCTCTGGCCAATCCAGTTCCACCGATGTGGAGTTCACCTGGAACACCGATCGGCACCGGCTGCCGATGACGGTCCAGAATGTACAGCTGCGTGTTGTCGATGGGCCGTCCGATGGGAATCCGCTCTGGGAGTGGCTCTCCCCCTTGAGGCACGTCGTAGACACAGCAGGCCACGGCGGCCTCGGTGGGCCCGTATTCATTGATGATGCGAGTGGCGATGCGCTGCTCCCGCCATGTCGCCAGATCTCCTGCGTGAAGCCCCTCTCCGCCGAGCACTGCCGCGTGGGCTCTTTCGAGGACCTTCCGGGCCCGGCCGAGGCCGTCAAACGCCCGGAGGTGGGAGGGCGTCATCTTGATAAAGCTGAAGTCCTGCTCGGGGTAGGTCTCCGAGGTCAACAGGTCGATCTCCTGCCCTCGAGGGAGCAGGAACAGGGCACGTCCCGCGAGCAGGGGTGCAAAGAGGCTCGTCAAGGTCCCATCGAAGCTGACGGAACCGATCACCGGGCTGCCCGAAGCCGCTTTGAGCCGGTAGGCGTCGACACACCACTTCAAGTAATTGACGATGCTCCGATGGGTGATTT
Protein-coding sequences here:
- a CDS encoding non-ribosomal peptide synthetase, giving the protein MSLGELLAELNRRGLEIWAEGEHLRLRGPKGAADEALRNALTLHKSGLLALLHERNQRRETAPIAKALRDGPAPLSYGQQRLWFLDRLEPGSSAYNLTMPLKVEGRLDPVLLERSFVEIIRRHEILRTRYVEQEGAPAQIADSEPRLEFRVLEESQVLAIEPGGMEAFLQREGERPFELAQGPLIRILVINRNLGGQFIQVCLHHIAADVWARGILIRELVTLYGAVASGQPSPLPPLELQYADFAVWQRNYLKGEVRQNLVDFWRKKLAGMPPLLEVPADRPRPRVQTYAGGEVRFEVGPPLTEALKALSHAANATPFMGMLSAFFVFLHRLTGRDDLVLGANSINRSRPEFEPLVGFFVDNLVMRLDLGGNPGFSTVVERVRELVLEVFAHQDLPFDLLVEELKPPRNAGYNPLFQVVFAWNRAAGEFQDGSGLKIHPLEFETTTSRFDLNLFVEDFGDRLVSRFVFNRDLFEKSTIQHYVDCFQTLLSALVAEPARPVSELPLLSSSVRDRVLRQWNSTWKDDARGHCLHELIEAQALQAPDACAIVMGDWELTYGELDQLSDRLAVYLQSLGVGPEGVVGIYLERSPQLIVSFLAVLKAGGAFLALDPDEPSERLRRILDDARPEVVLSAGELAGRLAELGRFTVVRVDEQGQLLPSATGKRLRRETGPGNLAYILYTSGSTGQPKGTEITHRSIVNYLKWCVDAYRLKAASGSPVIGSVSFDGTLTSLFAPLLAGRALFLLPRGQEIDLLTSETYPEQDFSFIKMTPSHLRAFDGLGRARKVLERAHAAVLGGEGLHAGDLATWREQRIATRIINEYGPTEAAVACCVYDVPQGGEPLPERIPIGRPIDNTQLYILDRHRQPVPIGVPGELHIGGTGLARGYLRRPDLTAERFIPNPFQSETSGSGGDRLYRTGDLARYLPDGRIEFLGRVDSQLKIRGHRVEAGEIEAALARHPRVVQAAVVLRHVPNSPPRLVAYVQAKALAEGDAAVLKEEFRKFLRGQIPDYMIPGAFEVLDELPLTPSGKIDRKALPPLATEAHGASALVRTRGASETERQLEALFSELLGLEAVSPNASFFELGGHSLLAITLIARIRSHLGIEVPLNEIFERPTVEDLARWIDEHSGALSALAARLPEGLVALKPMGRNPPLFCVPPSAGSPAVYVSMARYLSAEQPVYGFQMPGVMDEEQPPATVEAAAALYVEAMRKLQPQGPYRLAGWSFGGIVVCEMARQLEASGEKVALLALIDGAALDRKAASDSRDVREAVFTGSQMVKVLAQAPFPRDYENVRVAGEWMGVSLPDSLEELLRRDANGQRTYLRRFMQDVRRTARNFTVTMRAERLYTFTSYGGSATLFRANPPAHGRDSLVESVRRFARSGVEVVTVPGNHMTLIMDERNVATLALRLQESLDRVLSATPIQESPREELSTKGLKEQISKGVM